A window of Malania oleifera isolate guangnan ecotype guangnan chromosome 2, ASM2987363v1, whole genome shotgun sequence genomic DNA:
ttctccaaagcatttaaatatatcattttttgggtgatttgataaaaaggaatttgtgtgttgaagcatatcatacataaacgattgtatcatttcacaCATTCttagcttcaagttatatcatatgttaatgtattagaaatttgaattgtactcacgagcttttgctTGGaatcatttttgagtgtttttacaaattttattgtattcacggttcggtgtgtgaaccggggtttgaggagagagttgtatctcttgtaagcagcggagtaggagggagttgtacctcttgtaagtagcggattgtaagggaagctccgtcccaatttaaggagcagggattttagtgaaatccttgagtggttgctcaaggtgaagACATAGGCcaaattggctgaacctcgtaaaaactgcgtttgtcttctctatTCCCTTTACTCCTTACTTTCATAACTGCATTTAAATTggtcgtattgcatgtgtaggttgaataacatttcacacaattaattgggtaataagaactcattggtaaattgaatttgtttttgttATAAATCCCTAAGATTGTTTTGCTacatatacaagtagggattaagtggtaaatagattcaaagaattataaaatacccaattcaccctcccccctcttgggattacacctaattcaacaattggtatcagagcaggtttacatagacttaatagttcttttgtaaaagatcacatggcacacatcaatgtaactccattcggtgaaggacactcatccactagaccaccaattttctgtggtgtaaattacacttattggaaacgtaggatgatcatatatctactgaacgtagattggaaggtttggaaaatagtgactaaaggaaatcacattcccatcaaagtaattgataagactaatgtacctaaaactaaagatgaatatatagaggaagactggaaatcaatacaaatcaatgctactacCATGAACTTGTTTTTCTGTGCATTAGACGTAAACGAATTTAATTGGGTATCggcatgtaactcggctaaagtAATTTGGTAAaagttagaagttacatatgaaggcattaaggaagtcaaggatagtaggatagacatgctcaccaatgAATACGatacatttaaaatgactactgatgaatccatacaatccatgtacactagattcacacacatcattaattctttaaatgcacttggaaagacttaccctacttatgattttatcaagaaaatactcaggggattacctctagtgtgggaaaTGAAAGCTACgtcaatagcagaagggagaaatctcaaggagatgtcggtggatgaactcattggatcgctcatcacctatgagctggcaataaacaaGACGAAGAATAaacaaagcaaagcaaagaaagtcaTAGCACTCAAGGCAACATCTCATAGCTCTAGTGAGGAAAGTGACTCAAAATTAGATGACGAGATGGccttactaacaaagaagttcgtaaaatccttgaaaaagaataagaagttcaatcggaaatttcggaactcaaaatcaaaaagagaagagtcaagcatgaagaaaaagaaggaagatcttccaacatgctacaactaccgagaggttggacacatcaaccTTGAGTGCcctaaactagtgaaagccttaaagaaaaagaagaaggtgctgaaattcggttgggatactcacagcacTAGCTGTTCAGAATTTGAATCCAGCGACGGCGAAATTTCCAATTTGtatctaatggcacatgatgaccttgaggtacaatcatcattttcatcatcttcgtattattctagtgagtctgaaAATTAAAATGACTTGAGCTCATataatgaactgaaacaagaatacctatactctattgagagagcgcccgtggcgactatgacaccttgtgaggtactattgagtcatttatcgttcttttaagTTTTGACGTTagatcagagttcatgaaactcaactttcccttttttttttctggatattctttgtacactagtcttggcttttgacttgctagcctagaggtgacatctagtgaggagatagaaacctaggtcttgtagtctactcaagatgtgaaggttgagccacccctagagatagacttagtttatGGACTATTGTTCGAGCTTAATCCCCATTGGGGGTaagaagacaataaaagaagtgtaatgattgtcctaattgacaatgaaaagacagaaattgaagaatgagaagaagaaaaaataaggaaaatagaaATGCACTAAAGATGAAAGGTTAATATTTGCTTCATGCCACATAAATACCACACAAAGATAGGGACACGACATATGTTCTCGACATATAAAGACTTTTCAACTGcttaatgcttcagatgtattcacactaggtttgtgaataagttgatctagggtggtcttgattggatatggtgagtaggtgagaagatgttagggtgaaggacctgacacatCACAAATAGGCTAaatccttttcaaactagtccactttatacatttagtgtttgttccttgcaatatgtgggatgtttgatcgcgacactcctcacatatgacaagcGAACccatttttttttagtatttttgagggtataccagttaggctaagtcaaaacaaccattctgtaggtgttcactggtatcctgggtgtaacgagtcatacacattacacataccttgagattttgcttgtttatactcgaatttatatgactataTTAAATCTGAATTGtattgctggttaacttcatgtgagtatactgttcttaatgactatataatgatgagaatcacatgaatgacttacttcggagttgcgtgcattgtatatgacgagtttgtgtgaaatttgattatatccttgtATGTGATATGGTGTGGTTGagtcgcatgtgcattcatttcatatttgttggagttagtatttgtgggtaccgtcctggaattcattcacgttatttgctagagactagcaaaatgttagttggggatatgattacgcacttaaattgcataattaggtgttttaatttatgcattgaagtatatttttaattaaatatctaattactctcaataatttaacattgtgtccaatttataatatttggcttttgtttttgaataatttatgaatttttggtattttttttatcgcaaggcaattattggaagctaaaagcGATATTATTTTGTATTCTGAGCATAACTTTCTCATCTAagttccgatcgagacgattcaaaattttggggcaAGCTAAGAAAGTTCTCTAcgactttcatgttttgagatttgagagatACATGCTCTAGGATGGTCAAACTTGGGCATGTTCGCTAGGAGacataaaattaaaaaggaagaaacaaataaagaaaaaaaaaggagtgatttgacccggccatgcagtcaGGTCCTCTCCAAAGGTGCGCTGTGTAGGGCTCTTGCCTCCATCTCCCttatatatttcttttcttttctctcttcatAGGAACTGCCCCCTCTCCATTCCTCCATCTCTTACTCTCTCAACTCTCCTCTCTCCATCTTTTTCCATCTTTGTTTTCTCTCCCTTTCCCCAtcttctctctaactctcttctcTTCCTGTGTtgctctcctctcttctctctccctttctcttcctttctttctctctcccttaCTTCTCTTCCCCTATGGCCTGATGCACCCAAGATCCTTTGCTGCTACTATAAACACCCAGCCGAAGCCCCTTGCTGCTGTGTATCTGGTGCCCAGCCAAGAGACCTCCTCGTTGTAGCTGCTGCTGCAGCTACTCTTCTTCATCCTACTGCCGGGCTGCAATCCAAAGGACCCAAGAAGGCTTGCTATGCTTGCTGGCTACTGCTCTTCAACCTAAAGCCACCACAACTGCTGCTACTTGCTACGGCCAGCCagcttctttctctttttctctttctttctctttttctttagcTTTTGTTCTTGCTATTAAATAATtggatattttttatattttttttagcagaatttaaattaaagttttaatttttaattcttgtttggttattattaattaaatcaagTTATTTTCTTTCTTGTCTTATTTTACATTATCATTGGGATTAACATTGCTTGGGTTATTTTTTATTGATAGAGTTCGGTTtagtttcttgaaaaaaaaaagaataaaatacaaaaagaaaaaatatcttctttaggacttaaattagttgtcttctttaaaactaaattttattGGGTTCTATTTAGATTAAGCTCGTTTAATTAAAGTCCGAAATTTGTTATCGTATTTAGTTATTGTTTAGTGGTTAAAGTCttaattttgattcaagttcttgattgcaGAAATTTGGTTTTTCttggttgagtttgtgtttgattgagtttttaattgcatgcttaagtttgtgcttaaagttatcgtttttaatctttttccaaagTTCAACACGTGTTTTAATTCTTGTCTGGCTATTAAACGTAGGATTTTTGTTTCTCATTGTTAATCTAATTTGTTAAAGAAATATCAACAAACCAGAAAAccagaatctgaactgtgtttagaGACTTTTtagtttcttattttctgattggaattacgtaaaatttggaattaaactgtaTTCCCTAAGGAAACGATCTGACCTTTGGACTAAGTATTACATGACTAAACTCCTATATTTAGGATaacttttgagctgctcattttcgAGTGAGTTATTATACATTAAATCTAGGCTACAAGATGGAAGGCAGCATGTCTTGCATTTTATATCTCTTCTCACTTCTCACATAGTATTCAAACCTGCAACCTTCAATATTAAAAATGTCAATCTTTAACCATTAGAATGTTCCTAATTACATAACAAtcctattattattactattatcatcgtcgtcatcgtcgtcgtcatcatcatcatcattattattgtCTCGAAAGGTCATACATAGTCATATTATTGTAACATCATATACACTAGTGAATATTCCTTAATATTAGCACTCTACCTAGAACCTTAGTAGGTCCATTCTAACATCTATGATTGAGTCTAAGGCGACCTACTTAATCAATTTTAAAGCTTTAATCATCCTTGGCTAAATCTGGTAGCTATTGGCAAGCAAAATGTTTGAAGCAACATGAAAGTAgcatttgtttctttatttttaaatggtaAAGATAAATTTATCGAAGGAAACCTAGTCCCAACATGTAAGATGTTTGAGAAACTAGAAATGATTACAAAAACAAAGAGTTAGTCGAGCAACTTGGGTACAACATAGATATAGAAGAGTAGAAAAAGCTGAAGTTGAAAATAGCAACAAGAAATTACAAACCCAAAGTATTACAAAACTCTAAAAACTCTTGCTAGCCAATTAAATTAAGATCTAAGCAAAGACAACTCCATTGGAACAATAGCATTGCTGTTGCATATATTACTTCTATTGCAAGTACAGGTATCAACATGGTTGCAAGCTAGCCAACATAAAGGAATTAACCCTAGGTTGTGAGTGGGGAACTCGAGGGAACCCTCACCCTAGATCTTATTCATTACACCTGACATGGAGGCACACATGCACGTACACATTATTTATTGAGAAGTTTACATGCATGCGTGCGTGCGCTTACGTACAAGCTCTAGCTTCCAGGCTTGGCCTGCGTCATGGTCTCTCTTgctgagttttttcccgttttataattaaaaataaataaaatataaaataatactctgaacaagaaattttttcccaaaataatgctcacgtaatctcgcagcttcatgctgtgAGATTTAAACTGGTGGCCACTCTGCCATCGACGCGTAGCAAAGAAAGAAACAGGGGTAACGTGACGTGTGGCGACGGGTGAAgaaatctcgcaggtccaacctgcgagatttcaGAAGCGATCGAACGGAGAGGCGACGCGTGGCTGCCAGGTTACGAGTGCTCGTGACATGTGGTGAAGCCAACGTACGGGGAGGCGACGCGTGGTTGGTAGATGACGAGAGATCGTGACACGTGTCTAATCTCAcaggtccaacctgcgagatttgttttGCGCGCTAAATTCCTCCCTGAGCCTTCTCAGAACACATTCAGgcagaggagaagagaagaaaagttgCAGACCTTCCTTCGAGCTTGCAGACGACCGTTGCATGCTGCAGGTGACCGTTGGAGGTGCGGGTGACCGTTCGGGCTCGGGCGAAGGCGAGGCGAGGCTATTTAAGAGCCGAAGATGGGGtatgttatttaatatttagaaaaataacgtgaatattttatttagatttaCATGAGATAATTGTTTATGTTTTGTGTTGGTTTGATATCACACGCCGCgtgtatataattgattatttttttctttcttttgtatatatcatttaataattcgtatctctaaagaattcaatactgTCAAATCTAGAAAATGACACACGATGGCACGTATCGTCTAAATTTGCATgtctagttaagttaattccttaaattCAATTGTcttttactacaaaattcgtattGCTAAAATTTGTATGTCTGCATGCATTTACGTGCGTCGTCAGATGCAAACGTGTTTCAGCACTCTAAACATTTACACGTTAACTTCCCCTCACCGCCATATAATACATGCACCAAAAATCTTAGGGAGTATTTAATATATGTTCTCTCCATTAAACTCCTAGTCAATTTGTCTTAAAGTATATGAATTAATTacgtatattaattttaataaaaaaatataattaattaagtgatatattaatttttagagtatgtatatccttaattaaagtttatttcatgatttctctaaacttatactttaattaactatccaaatttaaagttcaaacaGCATGTAGTTATAACATGTAAGAATCGTTAattttgcatttcaatttaaatttgtataattacaAAAACTTTAGTATGGTTTTCTCTACATTCTCTAATTAAATATGAATGGGTGACTAAGACAAAAAAGCATTCTAACAATAATCCAATTTGACCCAAATCCTACTTTCAAACACCAAAATGATGGGTTAAAATATTTGGTTTAGTATGCGAATAGTCAAACTATAATAAGAAagagtaaaaacaaaaaaattaagacGTACGAAGAGGTATTGATGCTGCTATTATCTTTCAAAATGTTTAACTTTGTCTTgcaaagtttaaatttaaataataaatttaaaaatttaaattgttaattccCTTTTTTAATTGTTAATTCCCTTcttacaaattaaaatttaaatttaaataataaatttaactttgtcttgcaaaatgtttaattgttaattttaaatattacatccaataaacattttgtagcattataattattaggcatttttataacttattgaaaatttattgcttctaaattttttttttttgtcatactTAAAGAATTAGTTGGTACAAAGCATCAAAGCATTCAATTCGAAATTTTTTTTCAGTCTCTAATGCAcgagttttaaaatatcattttattaaagaCGAATTTTATTATTCCACATGCAGACCGTCAGGGtctaacaaaatattcatttcgtcaataaaatttaattatatgaAATTTTGTAGTCTTTTTTGTAAATTCTGGggttagaatcatattttgaaatatttttttcgattttatccaaatttttattACAAAATACTTATTCATAATCAATAATTCCTTTTATGTAAATACTTATTCAAAGAAAGTTTCCTgttcagagtattattttatattttatttatttctaattataaaacgggaaaaaactcgaaGTCGAGGGCATTTACAAACAAGGCGGCACCATTGACTGCGCTGGCAGATTATATTGCTTATCGGCAAAACTAAGGAGTTTGTACTCTTTCAAGAGGGGAAGTTGAGTTTGTCTAGGCATAGTGCTCCGGCGGATTTCGAGGCAGCGGCGGTGTAGGGGAACCTGCTAGCTCAGCTTGTTGGGAGTATGGCTTCTCAAATTTACAGCATGGAATTGAAACCTAAAGAAGGAaagcaaaagaaagagaaaaagccAGAGAAGACTTAGCTGACTTACCTATTATTTTctgttatttatttttacttgaaGAAATTGATTCTTGTTCATTACACAGACACTTAAATTCCCCCAATTTCCTTTTTCTGATTTTCAGTTTTCTTTCTCCTCTGTTCATCGAGTTCTCAACACAGCTCATTGGGGAGTTGGCGACAGAGAGTGTGCTGTTGGTAGACTCAGACGGTGCTCCGTCAGATTTCGAGGCAGTGGCGGTGTACGGGAACCTGTGATCTTTTCCACGAACCGTTCATTGTTGTGGACGGTCTTCTGGTGATTGAGGAAACCTCGCTCTTTTTGGAAGACTTTGTTGCAATAGTTGCAAAATCCATAGTAGTCCTGGTAAgctttcatttcttcttcatctaCTACTGCCTTACCCTTGTATCCTCCTTCTCACACTTCTTGTAAGTCTCCCCCTTAGTTGCCATTGCTTTGTAATTTTTTAGTTCTTCTTCCTATAGACTCTAGCTAGCTATGTATTTATAGAGTAGGGTTTAGGAGAAGCTTTGTGATCCAACAAATTTTAAGttgaaattttcaaatcaaggTGTTCAACATCTCCATATCAACTCACCAAATATGCTTCTGCTCGTCTGTTTTCCCTTTTTCTAAATTTGGAATTTAGAAAGGCAAAAGGGCCATGTTTGATGAGTGATGAAGAGGTTCTCTTTTggtttttaattaatataagcaGTAGGAGTATCTGTTTTTCCAGATAAGCATGTATTTTTTTAGATAATTGAAATTTCCTAATATCtacataaaaatattatatatatatatatatatatgtatataaaattgCGAGTGATGCAGTCAATCCTTGAAAGCAAGTTTTAAGTTAAGTTTTACTGGCGTTATTTGAGCAAATTATGTTTGATAGCCTTTAGGCTTCAGCATTGTTGGTGTTGAAACACCAGAACGTTTTGTGGTTGGGTTCATTGTGTTGGAGAGCTGGTAAGTTGTTGAATGTGACTGGCGTGTTGTGGTTCTTCTTTAAGGCCAACCCAGAAAAATGACTTAAAATGAGCCTCTATTTTTATAATTTACCATGCAACGAGGACAAGTTCATCCCACAGGTTCTCCGTACGATCGGTTcttaaatctcgcaggttggactTGCGAGATTTATCACGTGGCACGCTCTCTGTTCGATTGCTTCTTAAATCTCACAGGTCCAACCTACGAGATTCACCACGTGTCACAATCGCTCGTAACCTCGCAGCCACGAGTCGCCTCTCCGTTCGATCGCTTCTGAAATCTCGCAACTTGGACCTGCGAGATTTCTTCACTTGTCGCGTTACCCCTATTTCTTTCTTTGCCACGCGTTGATGGCAGAGTGGCcaccagtttaaatctcgcagtatgaagctgcgagattacgtgagcattattttaggaaaaaatttcctgttcagagtattattttatattttatttatttttaattataaaacggaAAAAAACTCCTCTCTTGCCATCTGCGGTGGCTTTTTATGGCGGCAGCACCATACACAACCATATCTGCCTAAACCACAACAACCGTATGGGCACCTCCTTACAAACTGTTTGGCATAAGCCGTCTGGTTTCTTTCCTCTGTAAGATCAACCAAAgtaaaattatgaatttataatcTTAATCCcaaaaatactaatttttttagtCCTCTCTATTTGGTtaataattttgtattttttattattatattttgtaatttttgtaATGTTTCCTAAGTCCCAAGTGGGAAAATTTTTTTTGCCTATTTAATGATAAATTTATGAAGGAGTTGAATACATTTTTATGCCTTATTGTGAAGGAAacttaaaagagaaaaaaaaaaaaatttggtctACACATCAAGCATTAACAATTGTTTTttcatattacaaaaaaaaaaaaattgttttaatttttaatatagtAGCTGACATatatagaaaatataatgaaaattaaatttcttttttattctttttttcccaacaaaataCGTGATAAAATAGAACATATGATCctatagaatttataaaatattatagaaagaaaagagaaatatgaaggaatcaattttttttttttttttcatttttagttgtCAAGCCAAATGAAAACAAAATGCAtgtataaactaaaatttttttctaCATATTAGCCTTTAAtttccttaatttttaattaatcgtatatatttgaacaattttttattcttaatatATAGGATTTAAAGAATGAAGagcataataaaaaaataatttccttattttcttttctcttcctttCACTCCCAAATAAATTCCTTTGTGGGAGCCTAATGCAGATCTAGGTAGGGCTTTCTTGATCACCATTAAAGAGTATAGAAGTAGAAGATGGGAGCtaatttaattaagaataagGAAAATCGGATATGCACCATATTCCCTGTATTGGGGCAATTCTATAACATATGGCTTATCACAATATTATATGTTCTAAAGATATTCGATACATAAGAATGCTCAGGTTTTAGAAtgcttttataaaataaaattatgggATTAATGAGACGATATGTAAAATCAATACCTATACTTTATATGATGAGATTTTGACACaattattacatttaaaaaaattcaCATAATCACATAACTAattatattaatatgatatttaaACATTTGCAAATCAACCTATATCTATGCAGTTTATTAATGGTTTgttatatgagatatgtttagctgattttctGTTGGTATTAGTTTATGCTTTATATTGTTTAtctattatttattttgtttcGTGAGCTTTGTTTTTGTGGGtccttattttgttttggtttagTTGGACTTGTAATCCGATTTTACGGTATTCCTTCGTCAAAAGtgggggttatcaataaataaatggaggtgtcgcccttctttaaaaaaaataataataataaaaaattgacaGTTTATGCACTGCATAGGTAATAGAGGAGCCGTGCTATTAGAACTTATCAGACCTGCCGTCTGCGGAGGATTTTTGCGGCGGCAGCACTGTATGCAGCCATTTTTTCCCCACCCACAGCAGCCATATCGGCATCTCCCGACGAACTGCTTGGAACCATCCACCTGGTTTCTTCCTTCTGTAACCAACAAATCGCATAAGGTAAAATTATGAACTTTTGATcttaatttcaaaatactaatttTGAAAGAAGACTACCTGCAGATTTTCACTAATTGTTtgttttagtttcaaatttttttaacctttttttaAGAAATGAACCAATGAATgcttataaaattatttatattgtgaGAAAATGTATTTGTGGgagtgaatttatgtaaatttggacgagacttaattttttttattatattttatttgaatccACGCAGATTCCAATTATGGAAGATTCGAATTGCATGCTTCAATCCTACCATGGGGTGAAAATATTTCATGTTTGTTCGCAAACTTATATTGTAGAGCTAAACAAGCTAGATAGCTAGTACTGTTGAAGAATATTGAAGCACCTTCGTGAGCGTGGGCAAATTGATGAGACCCAGCGCAGCATCGGATGCAGCCAACTCTGCCCCTAAGACAGCAACGGTATCGGCATGTTCGTCCTCCCACAGCCTCCTTTGCATCATCATCTACTACCTGGTTTCCTCCTTCTGTAGCTGCATCCACTGCATACATAGTATAACCCCTTATTTATGCATGTACTTAATATGGCGCCCACCTAACCAATGACACATAAAATATGATTCACTACCATCAtccccaatatatatatatttcaattttttcccaatttagtgtttattttttctattttccatcgttggtgttactattattattgttattatttttaggaGCATGACATTTAAGAATTTTCTTCTCAAGTATATATGCAAGAAAATAATGGATCAAACAAATAATTGAAGGATGATCACGGCATACGCAGCGTTACTTTTATTTTTAGGTAAATGGAATTGCTTTTTTTGAACTTGAATTGGTGACTCTCCCCCTCAAGTCAAGGAAATTAATGAttaactgaaaataaaaattaaaagaacagAACAAGACATGTGATAGCTAGAGAGTAAAGCAACCAAATCAACATATTTCGTGGGACCGAATTAATTTGTGTTCTAAATCACAGCATACATTAGCGAACGATACTAACATTTTTTCTCATCTGTAGGTGCCATTGCCGCCGCATCCCAGCAGGGGGTGAACAGGGAAGCAGCAAATAACAGAAGACCCAGCAAAATGAAAAGCCTGGAGTTGATCATTTTCCTCACCAAACcagtaaaatatataaaaatctgtcAAAACAACGATAGGATGAGAAGGATGGAAAGCCTTATTTGTCCTGGTCGCTATTTATAGGCATGCAGGAATAAGCAGGAAGACTCAAACGCGTGTAGCGATGACAGTCAGTGATCGTTAATTAATTAACATGAGTTGGAGTCGGCATGCATCGAGTTCAGAGTGCTTGGCTGCTGGCATGGAATTCAAAGAGTAGTTATCCAGAGTTGGCATCATACTATTTTTTCTGGGCAGTGACGATTTGGGAGAGAAACTAGCGAGAGCGTAGGTGGCGGCATATGAGAAGGCCCATGTGGGACGCTTTGGTAGCAGTCGGAGTCATTTTTTCAATGTTCAGTATGCTTATCAATCCAGGTGTAACAAGGAGTGTAAATTAAGGTCCACTCAGCTGCCTGGACGCTAAGCTCCACGGAAATTGTTGTTGGGCCGATATATATCGTATGTTATAAaatttgtagaaaaataaatagagatgagataCAAAATTATGTGGTTTGCTATGCCTAATCTACGGTTGGATGAAAtgaaaaacttcattattttgggagaaattataagatgatttggaactGGTTTTGTAGAAAATATCTTCGGTCTTATATAagatatctctcttctctttatctctcattTTCTTTTCATATGTCTACTCACTTCAAACATGCAAATgtgtatacaagcatgcaatgtgtgtgtTCAAAATAAGAGGGGGAGGGTGCTGTTTTATAGGACAATAAGGATAGCAAAGCATTTATTGGGGTTAAAAAATAAGAAGGGGTAGAAGAGATGGAAGATAAGGgataacattcatatttttcataacactttCCTTCGgatgtcactcatatattaactcATTCTACTAAGATCTTTAAAATGTCTCAGTccgatgagatgaaccaatttattgaatgttgtagtaaacaaagttttggtgaacaaatctgatagattatcacttgatcggatctgCTGAACATTTATATCGTCATTCTTCTGAAGTTCATGTGTAaagaagaattttggaaagatatacTTTGTTCTGTCACCATTTATGTATCATTCTCTTAGTTCAACTATACATGCAatgtt
This region includes:
- the LOC131149146 gene encoding uncharacterized protein LOC131149146 isoform X2, giving the protein MMMQRRLWEDEHADTVAVLGAELAASDAALGLINLPTLTKKEETRWMVPSSSSGDADMAAVGGEKMAAYSAAAAKILRRRQAGFPPVRGSEATTTLLGKLSASLPERIVGGAKLETIPNPGSFHFQGVEQGTLWVRDRFSLGLFKNQEPLIGEQVKLC
- the LOC131149146 gene encoding CYC02 protein-like isoform X3, yielding MINSRLFILLGLLLFAASLFTPCWDAAAMAPTDEKKLDAATEGGNQVVDDDAKEAVGGRTCRYRCCLRGRVGCIRCCAGSHQFAHAHEEGRNQVDGSKQFVGRCRYGCCGWGKNGCIQCCRRKNPPQTAGEISTGKDPFCVVIPVVVCNVRS
- the LOC131149146 gene encoding CYC02 protein-like isoform X5, yielding MINSRLFILLGLLLFAASLFTPCWDAAAMAPTDEKKLDAATEGGNQVVDDDAKEAVGGRTCRYRCCLRGRVGCIRCCAGSHQFAHAHEEGRNQVDGSKQFVGRCRYGCCGWGKNGCIQCCRRKNPPQTAGAPDRRAGKALLI
- the LOC131149146 gene encoding uncharacterized protein LOC131149146 isoform X6, coding for MMMQRRLWEDEHADTVAVLGAELAASDAALGLINLPTLTKKEETRWMVPSSSSGDADMAAVGGEKMAAYSAAAAKILRRRQVSIPCCKFEKPYSQQAELAGSPTPPLPRNPPEHYA
- the LOC131149146 gene encoding uncharacterized protein LOC131149146 isoform X4, which codes for MMMQRRLWEDEHADTVAVLGAELAASDAALGLINLPTLTKKEETRWMVPSSSSGDADMAAVGGEKMAAYSAAAAKILRRRQAGFPPVRGSEATTTLLGKLSASLPERIVGGAKLETIPNPGVLNKEPCGCGTDFLWGFSRIRSP
- the LOC131149146 gene encoding CYC02 protein-like isoform X1 yields the protein MINSRLFILLGLLLFAASLFTPCWDAAAMAPTDEKKLDAATEGGNQVVDDDAKEAVGGRTCRYRCCLRGRVGCIRCCAGSHQFAHAHEEGRNQVDGSKQFVGRCRYGCCGWGKNGCIQCCRRKNPPQTAEERNQTAYAKQFVRRCPYGCCGLGRYGCVWCCRHKKPPQMAREEFFSVL